A DNA window from Chryseobacterium sp. MEBOG06 contains the following coding sequences:
- a CDS encoding RNA polymerase sigma factor, which translates to MNDEQLFLLIQKAKDKDQKAQTKLINIFWVDVFSFVMKKVRDENDADEITVNVFSKVLSKLDMFDPHFQFKTWVLTIAQNTVIDFWRKKSRENEDSIENLDEVKNQFAKSPEELLISKEEQKKIIKTIESLDANYQDIIKLRFFEEKSIKEIAEELGISVANTKVRVMRAKKVLAELLKNNEFDDN; encoded by the coding sequence ATGAACGACGAACAGCTATTCCTGCTCATCCAGAAGGCCAAAGACAAAGATCAGAAGGCCCAGACTAAACTCATTAATATTTTTTGGGTGGATGTTTTCTCTTTTGTTATGAAAAAGGTAAGAGATGAAAACGATGCAGATGAGATTACCGTAAATGTTTTCTCTAAAGTATTGTCGAAACTGGATATGTTTGATCCCCATTTTCAGTTTAAAACGTGGGTGCTCACCATAGCTCAGAATACAGTTATTGATTTCTGGCGGAAAAAAAGCCGCGAAAATGAAGACTCCATTGAAAATCTTGACGAAGTTAAAAATCAGTTTGCAAAATCTCCCGAAGAACTTCTGATTTCTAAAGAAGAGCAAAAGAAAATCATCAAAACCATAGAATCTCTGGATGCCAACTATCAGGATATTATCAAGCTGAGGTTTTTTGAAGAAAAAAGTATTAAAGAAATTGCCGAAGAATTGGGGATTTCGGTGGCCAATACTAAAGTAAGGGTAATGCGAGCCAAAAAGGTTCTTGCAGAATTATTGAAGAATAATGAGTTTGATGATAATTAA